Genomic window (Alligator mississippiensis isolate rAllMis1 chromosome 7, rAllMis1, whole genome shotgun sequence):
CCTCTGCCCGTCGCAACAGTTCCTGGGGGTTGAGACTCAATCAGCCCCAAACCCAACCCCTGCACACCAGGGCCTGCGGTTTCTGAGGTGGGGGCACCCACCCATATCCTGTCCTGCAGTAGGTACCTGGGAGGAGCTGAGCTCAGGGTGCCCATCAccaggggccaggtggggccgcGTGTCCCGGAGCCCCTCATTCTCTTCGCTCAGACGCTGAACCTCATGGCTGAGGCGCTTGTGGGCCAACGCCAGCTCAGCCTGCGGTGGGAGAGAAGAGGGTGAGCAGCAGGGtgaacaccccttccccctcatccTGGATGAACCCCACCCCGAGCTGACCCGACCCCACGCACCAGCTGCTCCTGAGTCCGGTGCTGGGTCTGGCTCACAGTCACCTGCAGGTTCTGCAACAGCTGCTCTGACCTCTGGACCTGATGCAGCAACACCTGAacctgggggggggaaaaagggaagTCTAGGACACCCCCAAATGCCCCacaggtgctgggggaggggctgcagatTGGGAGAGGGCACCgccagggggttggggagggggctcGCCTGCTTGCTGCAGTCTTCGCTGCTGCGCCTCagtgcctcctccagccccagcttctcCTGCATGGCAgcctccagctgctcctgctgccgcctCACCTGGATGGGGCAAAGGGCAGGGATCAGAGGTCACAGCTCAAGGGGACCCCCCTAgatttcacccccacccccctcactacCATACtcacctcaagctgcagctgcccccactcAGCGGCAGGCACCAACTGGAAGCCAGGGGGTGGCAGGTAGATGCTCTCAGGGACCAGAGTGGCTGTGGAGACCAGCGAGGCCGTGTCGTCCTGCTCCCCTGGGCCAgggccctggctggggtctgggctggGCCGGCGAGGCCGGGGGGAGCCACCGATGGAGAGGCTGTCACCCCCCCGGGCAAAGGCCAGGACCCCgccctccccttcctcttcttcctcctcctcgggccccagcctcccaggctcAGACAGCAGGGACTCGGACGAGCCACCCAGGGAGCTCTGTGGGGACAGAGACtgtcagggagggggaggggcatcgCCAAGGGGTGACGCgaggggctgtggatcaggactGAGGGGCGTTGCCAGGGGCCACgggcaggctgcaggttgggagaaCAGGACACTGCTGAGGGGCAATGAAGGTAGACTGCAGGCCAGGAGTGGAGGGCACCAGGGAGCGATGGGGGCTTGGGGGAGGCTGCAGATCAGAAGTGAGGAGCGCTGGAAGGGGCGATGGAGGAGGCTTAGGGGTCGGGAAGAAGGCACACTGTcttggggggtgtggggcagcagtgaggggcactgccccCTGGGTCCTTCCCCCCAGCTGACCTGCCCCCCGCGCAAGTCCCGGATAAGGGCCTCGGCCCGGCCCAGCTTGGCCTTGAGCTGAGCAATCTCCTCCTCCATGGGCAGCACGATGCCACGCAACCGGGATGCGTCCTCCTGCGCCTGTcaggggggcagcaaggggctggtTAATGCctggatccccttcccctgccaagaCCCCGACATCCCCGCCGGCCCACGGCCACACCTTCTCcatctgctgctccagggagtcGAGGGGAGGGGCGGAGGGCTGGatcccccctccccgctgctcctGCCGGAGGGCGGCCAGGCGCAACTCGTAGCTGCTGATGGACTCtggtgggggacaggcagcagctctgtgagGGGGATGGAGATCTCCCGCCACGGAGGCACCCACGCGGCCCACCCAGGCACCGGGGAACGCCTGCGCGGCGAGCCCAGGCGTTCAGGACGCCCGCAGGTACATGCGCCACAAAGCCCAGGCTCTGGAGCATCCACATGGCGAACCCAAGTGTCCGGGGGACACGCAGACGCAGAGGGCCACACCACGAACCCAGATGTCCAGGGACGCCAACGCAGGCACCCGAGATGCCCCACGCCGCAAACCTAGGCATGTGGGCCCCCGCGCAGGCAGCCCTGGCATCCAGGAGCCCGGCAGAGGCCCGTGCCAggagcccagagcctggcagtgccCGGGACCCTGGCAGAGGGCACCCTGCTGCCGGGGCGTTCTCACCGGTGAGGATGGCCTGCAGGGACGCCACCTCGTCCTGGCAGCGGCGCTGCACGGCAGCCACGGCCTCCTGCTTGGTGGCCTCGCTCACGGCGGCCACGGCCCGCACTGTTGCCAGCTCCGCCTGCAGCGCCCGGATCGTGGCCTGGGGGTCCCCGCCCCCGgccgcctccagctccagctccagcggGGGGCCAGGGAGGGCCCCGGGCGGCTCCTCTGCCTGGCACGGCCCTGGGGGGGGCACACAGGAATGGGGAGCACGGACGGGTCACACAGCGCCCCTATACAGCcaagccccgcccctgccccctagAGCCTGGCCCCGCCCGAGACCCCCCTCCCAGGGACGTCGCACCCCCGCACCCTCCATGCCGCCGCACGCGCCGGGGGCTCCCGGGCGCTTCCGGGTTCGACACCAGCTGGGAAGGGACGGAAATGCCCGAGCGGAAGCGGAAACGCCCGAAGGTGAGCCGGAAAGAACCGAGCTTGGCCGGAAAAGCCCGAACGGAGCCAAGCGTCCGAAAATGTGCGAGAGCGCCCAAACATCTCCGGAAAGGCCCGAGCCGGGCCGAAGGGCGCTCGCCCTTGTCCATCTGGTCCCCTGGCCACTACTCCTAGCGACACCCCTCGCAGCAGCTGTGTCCTGGGCGGCCTCACCCCTAGCAACAAGCACTGGTAAAATAGGTCCCTaacagctgctcctgggcactgttCCCCTGGAAACAAGCCCCCAGTGCAACCACCCCAAGGCAGCCAGTTCCCATGGCAACAACCCCCCTAGCAACCACCCTGGGAATCCAGTACCCTGGCAACATCGTGCCCTAGcaaccagcccccaccccagccccaggcccagacaCCGGCATGCGCCCAGGGCTCCCAGCCGTGCAGGCCGCGCCACCTGGGAGCCGTGGGCAGGAAGCCGCCCCCGCGCAGCTGCCAGGCTGTTTACTGCCTGCCTGGCCCGGCACCCCTGGGGACTGGCCCGGAAATGGGGCCGGCGGGGCAAGGGCCAAGCTGGGCCCTGGGGGCCGCGCATCCACCTCAGCACACCTATCCCAGCGGGGGGAAGTGTAGCCACCCCGTGACCCCCGCCAGCTgcgtcccagccccagggacctgCTGCTGAGAACGTCACGCTCCAGAGCGCCCCGCTCGCGCCTGGGCATCGCTGCGTCCCGCCCTGCGCCCCACCCGGGCAGAGGGACGCCATGGCGCCCGCCGTGCGCTGCCTcccgctgctgctcctgcccctgttcctggcaccggggggctgggggagccccagggcccaCGGCACGGCCCCCCAGGAGGCAGCCACGCGGGTGAACGTCACaggtgggagctgggaggggatggggcagg
Coding sequences:
- the RABEP2 gene encoding rab GTPase-binding effector protein 2 isoform X2, which translates into the protein MEGPCQAEEPPGALPGPPLELELEAAGGGDPQATIRALQAELATVRAVAAVSEATKQEAVAAVQRRCQDEVASLQAILTESISSYELRLAALRQEQRGGGIQPSAPPLDSLEQQMEKAQEDASRLRGIVLPMEEEIAQLKAKLGRAEALIRDLRGGQSSLGGSSESLLSEPGRLGPEEEEEEEGEGGVLAFARGGDSLSIGGSPRPRRPSPDPSQGPGPGEQDDTASLVSTATLVPESIYLPPPGFQLVPAAEWGQLQLEVRRQQEQLEAAMQEKLGLEEALRRSSEDCSKQVQVLLHQVQRSEQLLQNLQVTVSQTQHRTQEQLAELALAHKRLSHEVQRLSEENEGLRDTRPHLAPGDGHPELSSSQELLRRAEEHQAERLRIEIVGLREQLEQEVAARGQLQAQLDSRCDDSPSLCSVRSEMERLQQALAQAQERVQGLETEAEQLRGELVQRQQQGQTWEQEKTVLVAALDTSEQVQRDFVRLSQALQVRLEQIRQAPSLAEARRVADGAHLDVAAVAPPARDQP
- the RABEP2 gene encoding rab GTPase-binding effector protein 2 isoform X4 encodes the protein MEGPCQAEEPPGALPGPPLELELEAAGGGDPQATIRALQAELATVRAVAAVSEATKQEAVAAVQRRCQDEVASLQAILTESISSYELRLAALRQEQRGGGIQPSAPPLDSLEQQMEKAQEDASRLRGIVLPMEEEIAQLKAKLGRAEALIRDLRGGQSSLGGSSESLLSEPGRLGPEEEEEEEGEGGVLAFARGGDSLSIGGSPRPRRPSPDPSQGPGPGEQDDTASLVSTATLVPESIYLPPPGFQLVPAAEWGQLQLEVRRQQEQLEAAMQEKLGLEEALRRSSEDCSKQVQVLLHQVQRSEQLLQNLQVTVSQTQHRTQEQLAELALAHKRLSHEVQRLSEENEGLRDTRPHLAPGDGHPELSSSQELLRRAEEHQAERLRIEIVGLREQLEQEVAARGQLQAQLDSRCDDSQLMEASLCSVRSEMERLQQALAQAQERVQGLETEAEQLRGELVQRQQQGQTWEQEKVRLEQIRQAPSLAEARRVADGAHLDVAAVAPPARDQP
- the RABEP2 gene encoding rab GTPase-binding effector protein 2 isoform X3; this translates as MEGPCQAEEPPGALPGPPLELELEAAGGGDPQATIRALQAELATVRAVAAVSEATKQEAVAAVQRRCQDEVASLQAILTESISSYELRLAALRQEQRGGGIQPSAPPLDSLEQQMEKAQEDASRLRGIVLPMEEEIAQLKAKLGRAEALIRDLRGGQSSLGGSSESLLSEPGRLGPEEEEEEEGEGGVLAFARGGDSLSIGGSPRPRRPSPDPSQGPGPGEQDDTASLVSTATLVPESIYLPPPGFQLVPAAEWGQLQLEVRRQQEQLEAAMQEKLGLEEALRRSSEDCSKQVQVLLHQVQRSEQLLQNLQVTVSQTQHRTQEQLAELALAHKRLSHEVQRLSEENEGLRDTRPHLAPGDGHPELSSSQELLRRAEEHQAERLRIEIVGLREQLEQEVAARGQLQAQLDSRCDDSQLMEASLCSVRSEMERLQQALAQAQERVQGLETEAEQLRGELVQRQQQGQTWEQEKTVLVAALDTSEQVRLEQIRQAPSLAEARRVADGAHLDVAAVAPPARDQP
- the RABEP2 gene encoding rab GTPase-binding effector protein 2 isoform X1, with translation MEGPCQAEEPPGALPGPPLELELEAAGGGDPQATIRALQAELATVRAVAAVSEATKQEAVAAVQRRCQDEVASLQAILTESISSYELRLAALRQEQRGGGIQPSAPPLDSLEQQMEKAQEDASRLRGIVLPMEEEIAQLKAKLGRAEALIRDLRGGQSSLGGSSESLLSEPGRLGPEEEEEEEGEGGVLAFARGGDSLSIGGSPRPRRPSPDPSQGPGPGEQDDTASLVSTATLVPESIYLPPPGFQLVPAAEWGQLQLEVRRQQEQLEAAMQEKLGLEEALRRSSEDCSKQVQVLLHQVQRSEQLLQNLQVTVSQTQHRTQEQLAELALAHKRLSHEVQRLSEENEGLRDTRPHLAPGDGHPELSSSQELLRRAEEHQAERLRIEIVGLREQLEQEVAARGQLQAQLDSRCDDSQLMEASLCSVRSEMERLQQALAQAQERVQGLETEAEQLRGELVQRQQQGQTWEQEKTVLVAALDTSEQVQRDFVRLSQALQVRLEQIRQAPSLAEARRVADGAHLDVAAVAPPARDQP